Proteins from one Toxotes jaculatrix isolate fToxJac2 chromosome 13, fToxJac2.pri, whole genome shotgun sequence genomic window:
- the rida gene encoding 2-iminobutanoate/2-iminopropanoate deaminase isoform X1, with amino-acid sequence MATIRRQIPYTPKAPVRQGIYSQAVVVDRTMFISGQLGLDVASGQLVDGGVQAQAKQALINMGEILKAAGCNYGNVVKTTVLLADINDFNSVNEVYKTFFSSNFPARAAYQVAALPRGGLVEIEAVAVLGPLSDS; translated from the exons ATGGCAACTATTCGTCGACAGATTCCTTACACACCTAAAGCTCCTGTCAGACAGGGAATATACAG TCAGGCGGTGGTTGTGGACAGAACTATGTTCATCTCCGGTCAGCTGGGGCTGGACGTTGCCTCCGGTCAGCTGGTAGATGGAGGAGTCCAGGCCCAGGCCAAACAG GCTCTCATCAACATGGGGGAGATCCTAAAAGCTGCCGGCTGTAACTACGGCAACG TGGTGAAGACTACTGTGCTGCTTGCAGATATAAATGACTTTAACAGTGTCAATGAGGTCTACAAGACAT TTTTCAGCAGTAACTTTCCTGCCAGAGCTGCCTACCAAGTGGCTGCTCTCCCCAGA GGTGGACTGGTGGAGATTGAGGCGGTTGCTGTCCTTGGCCCTCTGTCAGACTCCTGA
- the rida gene encoding 2-iminobutanoate/2-iminopropanoate deaminase isoform X2, producing MSALPRKIINTTSAPAAIGPYSQAVVVDRTMFISGQLGLDVASGQLVDGGVQAQAKQALINMGEILKAAGCNYGNVVKTTVLLADINDFNSVNEVYKTFFSSNFPARAAYQVAALPRGGLVEIEAVAVLGPLSDS from the exons aTGTCTGCACTCCCCAGAAAGATTATCAACACAACATCAGCCCCGGCAGCCATCGGCCCGTACAG TCAGGCGGTGGTTGTGGACAGAACTATGTTCATCTCCGGTCAGCTGGGGCTGGACGTTGCCTCCGGTCAGCTGGTAGATGGAGGAGTCCAGGCCCAGGCCAAACAG GCTCTCATCAACATGGGGGAGATCCTAAAAGCTGCCGGCTGTAACTACGGCAACG TGGTGAAGACTACTGTGCTGCTTGCAGATATAAATGACTTTAACAGTGTCAATGAGGTCTACAAGACAT TTTTCAGCAGTAACTTTCCTGCCAGAGCTGCCTACCAAGTGGCTGCTCTCCCCAGA GGTGGACTGGTGGAGATTGAGGCGGTTGCTGTCCTTGGCCCTCTGTCAGACTCCTGA
- the polr2k gene encoding DNA-directed RNA polymerases I, II, and III subunit RPABC4 — protein MDTQKDLQPPKQQPMIYICGECHTENEIKARDPIRCRECGYRIMYKKRTKRLVVFDAR, from the exons ATGGATACACAGAAAGATTTGCAACCACCCAAGCAGCAGCCTATGATCTACATATGTGGAG AAtgtcacacagaaaatgaaattaagGCCCGTGATCCAATCCGATGCAGAGAGTGCGGCTACAGGATCATGTACAAGAAGAGAACAAAGAGAT TGGTTGTTTTTGATgccagatga
- the stk3 gene encoding serine/threonine-protein kinase 3, with the protein MEPSAPKSKLKKLSEDSLTKQPEEVFDVLEKLGEGSYGSVFKAIHKESGQVVAIKQVPVESDLQEIIKEISIMQQCDSPYVVKYYGSYFKNTDLWIVMEYCGAGSVSDIIRLRNKTLTEDEIATILKSTLKGLEYLHFMRKIHRDIKAGNILLNTEGHAKLADFGVAGQLTDTMAKRNTVIGTPFWMAPEVIQEIGYNCVADIWSLGITSIEMAEGKPPYADIHPMRAIFMIPTNPPPTFRKPELWSDEFTDFVKKCLVKNPEQRATATQLLQHPFISQAKPVTILRDLITEAMEMKAKRQQEQQRELEEEDDNSEEETEVDSHTMVKSGSEGAGTMRATSTMSDGAQTMIEHSSTMLESDLGTMVINSDDEEEEEDHGSMRRHATPQQPIRPSFMDYFDKQDSNKASQQQENYNHNQPQEQPGYHIQSKNAFPDNWKVPQDGDFDFLKNLDFEELQMRLSALDPMMEREIEELRQRYTAKRQPILDAMDAKKRRQQNF; encoded by the exons ATGGAGCCGTCTGCGCCCAAAAG CAAGCTGAAAAAGCTGAGTGAAGACAGTCTGACTAAACAGCCAGAGGAAGTGTTTGATGTTCTAGAGAAACTTGGTGAAGG ttCCTATGGCAGCGTGTTCAAAGCCATCCATAAAGAGTCAGGCCAGGTGGTGGCCATAAAGCAGGTTCCTGTGGAATCTGACCTGCAGGAGATCATCAAGGAGATTTCCATCATGCAACAGTGTGACAG CCCTTATGTAGTGAAGTACTATGGCAGCTACTTCAAGAACACAGACCTGTGGATTGTCATGGAGTACTGTGGAGCCGGGTCGGTCTCTGACATCATCAGACTGCGCAACAAGACG CTGACGGAGGATGAGATTGCTACCATCCTGAAGTCCACACTGAAGGGTCTTGAATATCTCCACTTCATGAGAAAGATCCATCGGGACATCAAGGCAGGAAACATCCTTCTCAACACTGAGGGACATGCCAAACTGGCAGATTTCGGAGTAGCTGGGCAACTTACG GATACTATGGCAAAGAGAAACACTGTGATCGGTACTCCATTCTGGATGGCCCCAGAGGTGATCCAGGAGATCGGCTACAACTGTGTGGCTGACATCTGGTCTTTGGGCATCACTTCTATAGAGATGGCAGAAGGAAAACCTCCCTATGCTGATATCCATCCCATGAGG GCTATCTTCATGATCCCCACCAACCCTCCCCCAACATTCAGAAAGCCTGAACTTTGGTCAGACGAATTCACAGACTTTGTCAAAAAGTGTCTGGTCAAGAATCCAGAGCAGAGAGCGACCGCCACCCAGCTTCTACAG CACCCATTCATCAGCCAGGCCAAGCCGGTTACAATTTTGAGAGACCTGATAACTGAGGCCATGGAGATGAAAGCCAAaaggcagcaggagcagcagagagagctggaggaggaggacgacaaCTCT gaggaggagactgaggtGGACTCTCACACGATGGTGAAGTCGGGCTCAGAGGGTGCAGGGACCATGCGGGCCACCAGCACCATGAGCGACGGAGCGCAGACCATGATCGAacacagcagcaccatgctGGAGTCAGACCTGGGCACTATGGTCATCAacagtgatgatgaggaggaggaggaagaccaTGGATCTATGAGGA GGCACGCCACCCCCCAGCAGCCGATACGTCCATCCTTCATGGACTATTTTGACAAGCAGGACTCCAATAAGGCAtcccagcagcaggagaacTACAACCACAACCAGCCGCAGGAGCAGCCTGGCTACCACATCCAGTCCAAGAACGCCTTCCCTGACAACTGGAAGGTGCCTCAGGACGGAGACTTTGACTTT TTGAAGAACCTAGACTTTGAGGAGTTACAGATGCGACTGAGTGCGTTGGATCCCATGATGGAGCGGGAGATCGAGGAGCTCAGGCAGCGTTACACTGCCAAGAGGCAGCCCATCCTGGATGCAATGGATGCGAAGAAGAGACGACAGCAGAACTTCTAA